The genome window ATCGCCCACTTCCACAAATGGCGCTTCACCCGGTGCAGGTGCGCGATAAAACGTTCCTACCATCGGGGACTGCACCTCTACCAATCTAGCTGACGACGCATTCACCGCTAAAGGTGATTGACCTCCAGCAGCAGAATTATCACGGCTTGTCGCCGCTTCTGGTAGCTGTGTGGGTGCTGTCTGGTTCCCGGTTGGTGAAACCGATGTCAATCCCGAACCAACCAGACCGCCTAGCGTTGCTTGACCTACCGACAGTACAGAATTGTTCACACCTTTACGCACTGTTAGCTCAAAGTCATCGCTTTTGAGCGTTACT of Anabaena sphaerica FACHB-251 contains these proteins:
- the accB gene encoding acetyl-CoA carboxylase biotin carboxyl carrier protein, which encodes MPLDFNEIRQLLATIAQTDITEVTLKSDDFELTVRKGVNNSVLSVGQATLGGLVGSGLTSVSPTGNQTAPTQLPEAATSRDNSAAGGQSPLAVNASSARLVEVQSPMVGTFYRAPAPGEAPFVEVGDRVKVGQSVCIIEAMKLMNEIEAEVSGQVMEILVQNGEPVEYGQPLMRINPD